TGTTATCGAGAGAGGGGGGAGTTTGTCGGCCAGCGGGGCGGAGGGTGGTGCCGGGGCGGGCACGGGCGGCCACGCGGGGCCGCCCCTACGGATTGGGGGCCGGGGGCGGGGGGCGGGGCGGAGGCGAGGTTGGGCAGAAACGCAGGTCTGCCCCTACGATTTTCGCGGAACAGCGGAGGGCGAAGAAGGGGCGGTGCTGCGCGCGCGGAGTTCTCCCCCTCACCCGCCCTGCGCCCCCGCAGGCGGGGGAGGGGGCCGGGGGGAGGGGGCCCTCCGCGCGGCACCAAACCCGCCGCCTGGCACCGCACGTCCGCCCCCTCTCTCGATAACGGCGAGGGCGCAGCCCTCTCCTGTTATCGGGAGAGGGGGCAGCGAGGAACGAGCGGGGGTGAGGGCCCCCTGCCATTTCGGCGCACACGCATGGCACCACGATTGCTCAACCCGGGGCGCGGGCATCCCACCCGCACCGATGCCGTTTCGCGCCGCGGCAGGAGCGCCGCCGCGGCCCTGATCTCGTTTTGCACTGCGGATAAGACCGCCTTATGACCGACCATACCGAGCACGACGCCGCCGAAGCACAGCCGGTCGCCGAGAACGCCGACGCGCAGCCCGCCGAGGCCGAGGCGCCCGCGCAGCCCGCGGGCGACCCCGAGCTCAGCTCGCTGCGCGACCGGCACCTGCGGCTGGCGGCGGAGTTCGACAACTACCGCAAGCGCGTGGAGCGCGAGCGCACCGAGGCGTTCGTGCGCGCCCAGGCGCAGCTGCTGGAGCGCCTGCTGGAGCCGCTCGACGACCTGCAGCGCATCGCCGACTTCGACCCCGCCACCACCGCCTCCTCCGCGCTGCACGAGGGCGCCGAGATGGTGGAGCGCAAGTTCCTGCGCGCCATGGAGTCCGCGGGGCTGGAGATCGTGGAGGCGGAGGGGAAGGACTTCGACCCCGCCATCCACGAGGCGCTGACCACCGTCCCCGCCGCGGCGGCCGAGGACGACGACACGGTGGCGCAGGTGTTCCAGAAGGGGTACCGCTTCAAGGGGCTGCTCCTTCGCCCCGCCCGGGTGGTCGTCCGCAAGTTCAACGGCTGACGCGGGCGGCCCCATGGCCACACAGACCAAGGACTTCTACCGCATCCTGGGCGTGGCGGACAACGCCACCCCGGACGAGATCAAGAAGTCGTACCGCAAGCTCGCCAAGCAGTACCACCCGGACGCGAACCCCAACGACGCGGCCGCCGCGGAGCGCTTCAAGGAAGTCTCCGAAGCGTACTCCGTGCTCTCCGACGAGGCAAAGCGCAAGCAGTACGACCAGATGCGCAAGTTCGGCGGGCTGGGCGGCTTCACCGGCGGGGGCGGCTTCCGGCCCGGTGCTTCGCGTCCGGGGGCGGGCGGCGCCACGAGCCAGACCTTCTCCTTCGAAGACCTGGACGTCGGCGGGCTGGGCGACATCTTCGGCTCGATGTTCGACTTCGGCGGCTCAAAGAAGCGCGGCGCCGGGCGCCCTGGCCCGCAGCGCGGCGAGAACATCGAGTACGCGGTCGACATCCCGTTCCGCACGGCGGCGCGCGGCGGAAAGATCACCGTGCAGCTGCAGGTTACGGAGGAGTGCACGGTGTGCCACGGCAGCGGGGGAAAGCCCGGGACGCCGGTCAACCCCTGCCCGGAGTGCAAGGGGAGCGGTACCATCACCTTCGGCGGCGGGAGCTTCGGCGTCACCCGGCCGTGCCCCAACTGCATGGGGAAGGGCAAGGTCCCCGCGGACCCGTGCACGCGCTGCGGCGGCCAGGGGCAGGTGCGCGAGGTGCGGCCGGTGAACGTCACCGTGCCCGCTGGCGTGGACAACAACTCGCGGGTGCGGCTGGCGGGGCAGGGGGAGAAGGGCGCCGCCGGCGGCCCGGCGGGCGACCTGGTCCTCACCTTCCGCGTGCAGCCGGACAAGTTCTTCACGCGCGACGGGCTGGACGTGAGCTGCGACATCCACGTGAACCTGGCCCAGGCCATGCTGGGCTCCAGGGTTCGGGTGCGCACGCTCGACGAGAACCCCGTCGTCGTCAAGATCCCGGGCGGGACGCAGCATGGAAAGCGCATCCGCATCAAGGGGCAGGGGATCGAAAAGGGCGGGCGGCGTGGCGACCAGTACATCCGCGTGATGGTGGACCTGCCGGAGGAGCTGACGGACGAGCAGCGGCGCAAGTTCGAGGAGTTCGCCGATACGGCCGGGCTCAAGCACTGACCTGAGGAACGATGAGCGCGACTTTCACCGACGAGAACCTGATCACCTGGGAAGCATACGCGTCGGGCGGCCGCTTCGGCCTCCCCACGAGCCCCAAGGTGGTCTTCAACTGCCTTTCCGACCCCGCCCGCCGCCCCCGCTACGTGGAGCTCAGCGGCTCGGACGAGGCGCAGGCCGAGGAGATGGTCCACGAGTACCCGGAGGAGACTCTCCGGAAGATGCTCCGCGAGTCGCGCGAGCTGGAGTAGCGCCATCCGCCCCGCTACGGCCGCGAGCGCGCGACCCCTTCCCCCGGATGACGCGGGGAGAGCGGTCGCGCGTTCCTTTTTTCGCCCCGCGCTCCTGGCCCTCGCCGTCCTCGCGACGCTCGCCGCGCGCCCGGCGGAGCCCATCACGCCGCCTTCCATGCTGATGCGCTTCGACGCCCGCGCCCGCGCGTTGGTGAAGCGGATGACGCTGGCCGAGAAGGTGGGCCAGATGACGCAGGCGGACCAGCAGTTCATCCGCGACCCGGCCGACGTCGAGAACCTCTTCCTCGGCTCCGTCCTGAGCGGCGGCGATTCGGATCCGCCAGCTGGAAACACGCTGGAGGCGTGGCGTGACCGCTACGAGTCGCTCCAGGAGCGCACCCGCCGCACCCGCCTGCGCATCCCGCTCCTCCACGGCATCGACGCCGTGCACGGCAACAGCAACGTGCTGGGCGCGGTCATCTTCCCCCACAACGTCGGCCTGGGTGCCACCCGCAACCCGCGCCTCGTCCAGCGCGTCGCCGAGATCACCGCCGCCGAGACGCGCGCCATCGGCGTGAATTGGACGTTCGCGCCCTGCATCTGCGTGCCGCAGGACATACGCTGGGGGCGCAGCTACGAGGGTTACTCGGAAGATCCGGAGATCGTCTCCCTCCTTGGCGCGGCCGCGGTCCGCGGCTATCAGGGGAGCACGCTGCGCGGCCCGCTTCGTGTCGCCGCCACCCCCAAGCACTTCGTGGGCGATGGCGGCACGCTGGCGGGTACGGGCGTGGAAAAGGGCCTCGATCAGGGCGACACGCGCGTGGACGAGGAGACGCTCCGGCGCGTGCACCTGTACCCGTACCGTGCCGCGATTGACGCGGGCGCGGCCGCCATCATGCCCTCCTACAGCAGTTGGAACGGCATCAAGGTCACCGGCGACCGCCGCCTGCTGACCGAGATTCTGAAGGAGGAGATGGGCTTCGACGGCTTCCTGATCTCCGACTACGACGCCATCGACCAGGTGCACTCCGACTACAAGACTGCGATCGCGATCTCGATCAACGCCGGAATCGACATGGTGATGGTCCCCGCACGCTACCGCGAGTTCATCGGCCTGCTCACCGAGCTGGTGAATGAGCGCCGCGTGCCGACATCGCGCATCGACGACGCGGTCGTGCGCATCCTGCGCGTGAAGCTGGCGATGGGGCTGATGGAGCCCGGCTACGACTTCCGCGCGGACCGTGCGCTGGAGCAGAGCTTCGGCGGCGCGGAGCACCGGGCGGTGGCGAGGCAGGCGGTGCGCGAGTCGATGGTGCTCCTCAAGAACGCCAACCGCGTCCTCCCGCTGTCGAAGTCCGCGCGCCGCATCCATGTCGCCGGCAAGAGCGCGGACGACATCGGCAACCAGTCCGGCGGGTGGACGATCACCTGGCAGGGGAAGTCTGGCCCCGTGACCCCGGGCGGCACCACCATCCTCGCCGCCCTCCGCCGCGCCGCCCCCGCCGCCGAGATCACCTACTCCCTCGACGCCAGCGGAGCCGCCGGCGCCGACGCCGTCGTCGTGGTGATCGGCGAGACGCCGTACGCGGAGATGAAGGGCGACCGGCAGTATCTCGCCCTCGACGAAGCGGACCTCACCGCCGTCGCCAACGCGCGCGCCTCTGGGATTCCCGTGGTCGTGGTCCTGGTCTCCGGCCGCCCCCTGATCCTGGGCCGTGCCCTCGACCGGGCCGACGCCTTCCTCGCTGCCTGGCTACCCGGCACCGAAGGCGACGGCGTCGCGGACGTCCTCTTCGGCGACTACGCCCCCACCGGCCGCCTCCCCTACACCTGGCCCCGCTCCATGGATCAGCTCCCCCTCGGCGCGGGCGGCGCCGTACCGCTCTTCCCCCTCGGCTATGGCCTTACCTACTAGAGTGGAGGAAGGCTGCTGGACCTTTGCGCGTGAGCGGCGCTGGATGACGACACACAGATGCCAGAGAGCATAGAGCAATCGTCTGAACTCTTTGAAAGCGTTCCAAGGTGAATCGCTGGGCGGGCTAGGCAGTATCCCTAAGTCACCGAAAAAGAGCGACTTCATGCCAAGAAAAAACGATATGGAAAGCGAAGTCGAGCTAATCTGGAGTGGGTTCGCTACTGGCGATCTAGCTAACGCGCGGCGTGTCGACATAAAGAGCGAACTAACGAAGGTGCGTCGTAGATGCATTGCAGATACGAGCAATCATCTCGGTGTCTGGATAACTCTTGCAGACGAGACGCTCCACTACTTACATCACCTTTTCCGGTTTGTCTCTAGCTGCTTCGAGAGGCTTGAAGAGAAAGCGGAAGGGCGCGCCTTTCTGATGCTTGTAGCGCGTGTATCTGCATTGTCCGTGGCGGTACGCCGTCTCGTAGCTGACGGCTTGGAAGACGCGGCACGTCCAGTTCTGAGATCATTGCTGGAGACTCTCGACCTTGCTCTTGTCACACTTGTAGACCGTGAATTTGCTGATCAGTATGATCGCGAACCACACGACTACGACATCAATGAATTCTGGAAGCAACAGATCGGATTCGGCAGATTGAACAAGCGCCTTCTCGAAGTGCTCACAAGTGCGGGTCTGACGGAATTAGAGACGACGGAGTTCCTGGAAAGACGCGCAAAGCTGAAGCTGGTGCTTTCCGGCGCTGCTCACGGTTCGATACACTCTGCGTTCCGGTCTTTCCTTGTGCCCTCACTCGCACGGCCCGGCTGGTTCAGAATTGCGCCGTTCGGCCACGTCAGTTCAGCGTCTCCGTACCTCCTGTACTCCATGAGCGATGAAGTCGTCGTGTTTGGGGCGATCTTAGGCAAATTGATGTCAAGCGACACCCCTCCCCCGCTGCTCGGAAAGGTAGAGATAGACGCTCAGTTCGCAAGCAACTATGTAGCGTTCTTTACTCTGCAGGAACTGGTGGAGCGCTATGAGAAAATGTTAGCGATACCTGACGGAAGAACGGACGAATAGCGGCAGTCGGGGGTTTCATTGTTGTACTCAGGACGCGATCCGCCCGCCTCCCAGCACCACCTCCCCATCGAACAGCACCGCCGACTGCCCCGGCGTCACCGCGCGCTGCGGCAGGACGAGGGCAAGCTCGATGGCGCCGTCCGCGAGCGCGCGCACCGTAGCGGGGACGGCGGATGCGCGGCTGCGGATCTGCACCTGGATGCCGGCCCCCACCTCCGGCGCCCGCGCGAGCCAGTTCAGCTCCGCAATGACCACGTCGTCCCGCTCCAGCTCCGCCAGCGAGCCCACGACCACCTCGCGCGTGTCCGGGCGCGAGCCGAGGACGTAGAGCGGGAGCCCGCGCCCGCCGGGGAGCCCCTTCCGCTGCCCGACGGTATAGCGCGCGTAGCCGGAGTGCTCGCCGATCAGCTCACCGCTCGTGGTCACCAGCTTCCCCGGCGCGAGGGCGGCGTGGCCGGGCACCAGCCGCTTCTCCAGCACGTCCACGTAGTCGCCCGTCGGCACGAAGCAGATCTCCATGCTCTCCGGCTTCTCCGCGGTCGTGAGCCCCAGCTCGCGTGCCTTCTCACGCACCTCGGGCTTGGTGAGCTCGCCCAGCGGGAACATCAGCTTCGGAAGGATCTCCGGCGGCAGGGCCCAAAGGAAGTAGCTCTGATCCTTTTTGGCATCCACCCCGCGCAGCAGCACGGCCCGGCCATCCGCGCCGGTGCCCATGCGCGCGTAGTGGCCGGTGGCGATGGCGTCGCAGCCGAGCATGGCGCCGCGGCGAAGGAGGTCGCGGAACTTGGTGTTGCCGTTGCAGCGCACGCAGGGGTTGGGAGTGCGCCCGGCGGCGTACTCCTGCACGAAGTCGTCGATCACGTCGCGCGTGAACTCCCGCTCCACGTCGAAGACGTAATGGGGAATCCCGAGCCGGTCCGCCACGCTCCGCGCGTCCATGATCCCGTCCAGCCCGCAGCAGCTCTTGCCGGGGCCGTTCCCTTCCGCCTCCGAATAGCAGAAGGTCTTCATGGTCACGCCGATCACGCGGTGCCCCTGCTCCACAAGCAGCGCCGCCGCCACCGACGAATCCACCCCCCCCGACATCGCCACCAGAACCGTCCGCTTCTCCATCGTACGTTCCTGCTGAAAGTTCACGCCACCGAGTACATGGGTCGGTTCGGTAGCGCCCTCACTCCTCTGCGGACATCGAGCGGACCGATTTGCCTCCGGGCCTTATCGTAAGCTTGTCCGTGTCCGTCACTTCCCCTACTGTTGACCCATGAACAAGATCCCGCTTTCCGAAATCATGCAGCTCAGCGTGAATGAGCGCATGGAGCTCATCGAGCTCATCTGGGACAGCCTCGCCGCTGAGCCCGAGTTCGTCGAAATGACCGACGACCTCCGTCACGAACTGGACCGTCGCCTGGAGGCGCTGAAGGCAGATCCGGGCGCGGGTCGCCCCTGGGCCGAGATCGAGGCCCGCCTCCTTGCATCGGGGTGAGCTACTCCGTCATCGTTCGCCCCGAGGCAGAAGAGGACGTCGAATCCGCGTATCGCTGGTACCAGAGGAAGAGCCGTGATCGCGGCACCTACTTCCTGCGCGTAGTACGGGCCTTACTCGGCACGATCGAGAGGAACCCCGGGATCTATCCGAAGGTGTACCAAGACGTGCACCGGGCACTGCTCCGGGGTTTTCCGTACGCCATATACTACGTAGAGGAGGGCGACGTAATCCACGTCGTGGCGTGCACGCATACAAGGCGGCATCCGCGGCGCTGGCGATCACGAATTTGACGGATTAGCTCCGCACTCGTTCCGCCACCGCGGGAAACACCTCCAGCACCCGCTCCACCTCCGCCTCCAACGTACCCCACCCGAGCGAAAACCGCACGGACGGCCCCGCCAGCTCCGGCGCAATCCCCATCGCCAGCAGGACGTGCGAGGGCTGCACGGCGCCGCTGGAGCAGGCGGAGCCTGACGATGCGGCGATCCCCTCCAGGTCCAGCCCCACAAGCAGCATCTCCGGGTCCGCGTCGGGGACGGAGAGGTTGCTCACGTTCGCGAGCCGCTCCGCGCCCACGCCGTTGACCTGGATGCGGGGGACGCGCTCGCGCAGCCCGATTTCCAGACGGTCGCGCAGGGCCCCCAGGCGCCGCACCGACGTCTCGCGCTCCGCCTCAGCGGCCTCCGCGGCGGCGGCGAAGGCGAGGGCGCCCGCCACATCCTCGGTGCCGGGGCGCAGGCCGCGCTCCTGGCCGCCGCCGTGCACCATCGGCGCGAGTTGGGTGCCGCGGCGCACGAAGAGAGCACCGATCCCCTTGGGGCCACCCACCTTGTGCGCGCTGAACGACAGCATCGCCGCCGGCACCTGGTCCGCGCGCACCGGGAGCCGCCCCAGCGCCGGCACCGCGTCCGAGTGGAACGCGACGCCCGCCGCCGCGCACCGCTCCGCGATCTCGGCAACGGGCTGCACGACCCCTGTCTCGTTGTTCGCCCACATCACCGACACCACCGCCGGCCCCGCCGCGAGCGCCTCATCCAGCGCCTCCAGGCGGACGACTCCGTGCTCGTCCACCGGGAGGATCACTGCCGGGGCGCCCGCCTCGCTCACGGCCGCGAGCACGGCCCTGTGCTCCACGGCCGAGCAGACGAGGGGAGCGCCGGGGAGCGTCCGCGCGCGGCCCAGGACGGCCAGGTTGTCCGCCTCGGTGCCGGCCCGGGTGAAGACGATCTCCGCCGGCGATGCGCCGATCAAGCGGGCTAGCCGTGCGCGCGCGTCGTCCAGGATGGCGCGGCTCTGGCGGCCCCAGCGGTGCACGCTGGACGGGTTCCCCCACGCGCCGTCGAGCACCTCCAGCAGCGCGCGGCGCGCCTCCGGGCGGAGGGGCGCGGTGGCGGCGTAGTCGAGGTAAACGGGCGTGTCCATGCTTCCAGGGGTGCGGGGCACGGTTGATAAACGCCACTCGCCATTTGGTTTCGCGCGTGGCGCGCCTTGACCCGGCTACCGGCGCGGGTACATTCCCGAAAGGAACCGTCGATCCGCCCTGCCGCCACCGCCATGATCCCGCCGCTTCCTGATGCGCAGCCGGCCACATTTCGCACCACGGTGCACGGCACCATCTTCGCCGAGCGCGCCGCGCAGCTCGACGCCGTGGTGGAGGGCGACCCGCTCCTCCTGATCCCCGACCCGCCGATGGAGGACGACCCGATGGTGTGGGTCCACCGCGCGAGCGGCGACCCCGTCGGCCACCTTCCTCCCGAGATCAACCAGTGGCTCGCCGTCTGGCTGCTGCGCGGCGGCAAGGCCACGGCCCGGGCCCTCCGCGTCCACGGGCCCGACGTGCCGAGCTGGAAGCGCCTCGTCATCGAGGTGCATTGCGCCGGGCCGGACGAGGCATGACCGTCGCCCCGCTCGACGAACAACTCGCCCGCTTCCGCGCGGCACATCCCCTCATCCGCCATTCGCACGCGGGTCACACCTGGCACTTCCGCCGTGGCGGTGATGGCGCCGACGTGGTCCTCCTCCTCACCGGCGTGCTGGGCGCGGGCGACTTCGCGTTCCAGCAGATCGCGGCCTTCGAGCGGCGATACCGCGTCCTGATCCCCGACTACCCGCCGGTGTCGTCGCTGGACGACTTGGTCAATGGGATCGTCAGCCTGCTGGACGCCGAGGCCGCGTCGCGCGTGCACGTCGTCGCCGGCTCGTTCGGCGGGATGGCGGCGCAGGCGCTCGTCCGCAGGCACCCGGAGCGCGTGCGCTCGCTCGTGCTCTCGCACACCGGCGCTCCGG
This portion of the Longimicrobium sp. genome encodes:
- a CDS encoding nucleotide exchange factor GrpE, whose protein sequence is MTDHTEHDAAEAQPVAENADAQPAEAEAPAQPAGDPELSSLRDRHLRLAAEFDNYRKRVERERTEAFVRAQAQLLERLLEPLDDLQRIADFDPATTASSALHEGAEMVERKFLRAMESAGLEIVEAEGKDFDPAIHEALTTVPAAAAEDDDTVAQVFQKGYRFKGLLLRPARVVVRKFNG
- a CDS encoding J domain-containing protein, whose translation is MATQTKDFYRILGVADNATPDEIKKSYRKLAKQYHPDANPNDAAAAERFKEVSEAYSVLSDEAKRKQYDQMRKFGGLGGFTGGGGFRPGASRPGAGGATSQTFSFEDLDVGGLGDIFGSMFDFGGSKKRGAGRPGPQRGENIEYAVDIPFRTAARGGKITVQLQVTEECTVCHGSGGKPGTPVNPCPECKGSGTITFGGGSFGVTRPCPNCMGKGKVPADPCTRCGGQGQVREVRPVNVTVPAGVDNNSRVRLAGQGEKGAAGGPAGDLVLTFRVQPDKFFTRDGLDVSCDIHVNLAQAMLGSRVRVRTLDENPVVVKIPGGTQHGKRIRIKGQGIEKGGRRGDQYIRVMVDLPEELTDEQRRKFEEFADTAGLKH
- a CDS encoding glycoside hydrolase family 3 protein; translated protein: MLMRFDARARALVKRMTLAEKVGQMTQADQQFIRDPADVENLFLGSVLSGGDSDPPAGNTLEAWRDRYESLQERTRRTRLRIPLLHGIDAVHGNSNVLGAVIFPHNVGLGATRNPRLVQRVAEITAAETRAIGVNWTFAPCICVPQDIRWGRSYEGYSEDPEIVSLLGAAAVRGYQGSTLRGPLRVAATPKHFVGDGGTLAGTGVEKGLDQGDTRVDEETLRRVHLYPYRAAIDAGAAAIMPSYSSWNGIKVTGDRRLLTEILKEEMGFDGFLISDYDAIDQVHSDYKTAIAISINAGIDMVMVPARYREFIGLLTELVNERRVPTSRIDDAVVRILRVKLAMGLMEPGYDFRADRALEQSFGGAEHRAVARQAVRESMVLLKNANRVLPLSKSARRIHVAGKSADDIGNQSGGWTITWQGKSGPVTPGGTTILAALRRAAPAAEITYSLDASGAAGADAVVVVIGETPYAEMKGDRQYLALDEADLTAVANARASGIPVVVVLVSGRPLILGRALDRADAFLAAWLPGTEGDGVADVLFGDYAPTGRLPYTWPRSMDQLPLGAGGAVPLFPLGYGLTY
- the mnmA gene encoding tRNA 2-thiouridine(34) synthase MnmA codes for the protein MEKRTVLVAMSGGVDSSVAAALLVEQGHRVIGVTMKTFCYSEAEGNGPGKSCCGLDGIMDARSVADRLGIPHYVFDVEREFTRDVIDDFVQEYAAGRTPNPCVRCNGNTKFRDLLRRGAMLGCDAIATGHYARMGTGADGRAVLLRGVDAKKDQSYFLWALPPEILPKLMFPLGELTKPEVREKARELGLTTAEKPESMEICFVPTGDYVDVLEKRLVPGHAALAPGKLVTTSGELIGEHSGYARYTVGQRKGLPGGRGLPLYVLGSRPDTREVVVGSLAELERDDVVIAELNWLARAPEVGAGIQVQIRSRASAVPATVRALADGAIELALVLPQRAVTPGQSAVLFDGEVVLGGGRIAS
- a CDS encoding addiction module protein gives rise to the protein MNKIPLSEIMQLSVNERMELIELIWDSLAAEPEFVEMTDDLRHELDRRLEALKADPGAGRPWAEIEARLLASG
- a CDS encoding type II toxin-antitoxin system RelE/ParE family toxin, whose amino-acid sequence is MSYSVIVRPEAEEDVESAYRWYQRKSRDRGTYFLRVVRALLGTIERNPGIYPKVYQDVHRALLRGFPYAIYYVEEGDVIHVVACTHTRRHPRRWRSRI
- a CDS encoding cysteine desulfurase family protein — translated: MDTPVYLDYAATAPLRPEARRALLEVLDGAWGNPSSVHRWGRQSRAILDDARARLARLIGASPAEIVFTRAGTEADNLAVLGRARTLPGAPLVCSAVEHRAVLAAVSEAGAPAVILPVDEHGVVRLEALDEALAAGPAVVSVMWANNETGVVQPVAEIAERCAAAGVAFHSDAVPALGRLPVRADQVPAAMLSFSAHKVGGPKGIGALFVRRGTQLAPMVHGGGQERGLRPGTEDVAGALAFAAAAEAAEAERETSVRRLGALRDRLEIGLRERVPRIQVNGVGAERLANVSNLSVPDADPEMLLVGLDLEGIAASSGSACSSGAVQPSHVLLAMGIAPELAGPSVRFSLGWGTLEAEVERVLEVFPAVAERVRS